The Diospyros lotus cultivar Yz01 chromosome 11, ASM1463336v1, whole genome shotgun sequence region TAGACCTCGAGCTTCCTCGGTTTAGCCCGAGCCTCGTGTAACCTCGGCCACTCTCCCTGAAGATAgtcttgtatcaaacaggcacaAAATAAACAGATCTTGGGTCACCTACTAAATATAAGGTACCCcagaatttttcattttattacaTGTAACTCATTCAATACTTGTATTGACAGGACCTCGGGCAcagccccgtcattgctctagggcTTTGAGTTCGCCACAATCCTACCCAGCCATGCCTTGTCTCAGACAGGCAAGCCGGACCTTGAGTCTACCTCAGTCCGACTTCCGAGTCCTTCTTGGCCCTATCAAGTCAtaccttgtatcaaacaggcatgCCAGACCTCCAGTCTACCTCGGTCCGACTTCCGAGTTTGCCTTGGCCCTATTAGGTtgtgccttgtatcagacaggcatGTCGGATCGCCCAGACTTTCCTTTCTCTAGCTCAAACGTTTGTTTCTCGAGCGTTCGACTTGGGGGGCTGTGGATCGTttgggcccaatctcggccctctccttaggcccaatctcagcCCAACGCCAACCTACCACGGCATCATTGCAACCCCCTACTGGGTATCCGGGTAGCtgcctcagatcccatcctcattaatgacagatctcattcatattaatgagggtcccgtcgccaccatgctaccacatGAGAATCTCCACTGATGCCGGATAGTCAGTCTCATGACCTGCAAACGCACAACGCATAtatgcaggaggacatctcctcctcctatatcaactaGCTCTtttcagagccaaggtatgtccTGATATCTGATCTACTGATATATTGTCTCTCCTTAGtctcttacttacttgagtGTCAAAGTACTTACAAGTGCTAACTTCTCCTTGAACATTCTTTTTGTCGGAGCCCGCGCCCCATCTTCGGTCGTTCTTTTTTATCAAGAATGAACAATACTAATATtatattagtaatattttattcttttttatcatgatttttttaatttaaatttttcacattaaattttgtattcttGGAAGCACTGTCACGTGCATAATAACACGAATTACATCTATATATGAATCTCCTAATTATTTTATGGAGGAAAATTTATTGAAGACACATGTGACTGTTCCCTGAAAATCAGCCGTCGGAAATAAGAAACCCACCAGAACATACTATCGCTGAATTAAAATAAGGGGGGGATCTATCTAGGGgataaaatgacaaatttacCCTTACTAATGATCATTGTGGTTGTTAGTGTAAGGGCAACTTCGTCCTTTTGTTCATttgaagaaattattatttatttaaaagaataaatagatGCCCAAGTGCTATCATTTCCGGGGGCATATGAACATATCAAGTTGGAGCTAGAAGACGAAGATAATGCCTCTTTTCAATTGACTTCTCTTCTTCTCGGATCCCACCAATTCTGCAACCTCCaagattaaaaaagaaaaaaaaggaattctTACAATTCCCACTGTGTGTTCAATCGCCATTGTAGAAGCAAAGTGATCTTATCAATCTTCAagcgagaagaagaagaagaagaagaagaagaagaagaagatatgcaGCATCTCTCCGGAAGCATATGGCCGGTGAGAACTGGGTTTCACCGGCGGTTTCCGTCGGCGAAGAAAGCTCCTTCAACCACAGGCGTTCTCCTCCTCTTGCTCTTCCTCACCATCACCATCACAGCCTTTCTCCTCTCTTATTCCTCGGTCAACTCTGTAAGTTCAATCTTCATCAATTCTGTACCCAATTTAGGTGAATTATAATTCCTTTTGATTCTTTCTACGTGTTGATGGCTTTGCAGCCTGGTTTCTATGCTGCTAAAGCAATATTGGAGAAACCTGTGGTCGTCCCAAGAGTTGAGTATCCACTCAACTGCTCCGCCGGGAACCAGACTCGAACCTGCCCGGGAAACTACCCGACTGTATCTGAACCCGAAGCGGAGGACCCCCCGGCGCCGTCGACGAATTCAACTTGCCCGGATTACTTCCGGTGGATTCATCAGGATCTACGCCCGTTCATGGCGACGGGGATCAGCAGGGAGATGGTGGAGAAAGCAAAGAAGACGGCGCATTTTAGGTTGGTAATAGTGAAGGGGAAGGCTTACGTGGAGAAGTACAGGAAGGCTATACAGACTAGGGATGTGTTCACGATATGGGGCATTTTGCAGCTCTTGAGGAGATATCCCGGCAGGCTGCCGGACTTGGAGCTCATGTTCGACTGCGACGACCGGCCCGTTGTTCGGTCCCGGGATTATCGACCCAGCCCTAACGCCACCGCGCCACCGCCACTGTTTCGATACTGCGGCGACCGATTGACTCTGGACATTGTCTTCCCGGATTGGTCTTTCTGGGGTTGGTAAATTCTCAccctaataattattttacagaCAATAGTTaagatataattaaatatttattagttaataaaacataaatcgTGTTTTTTTGTAACGTTTCCTCAATCAATCGATAAAAGTATTTTGTAgttgaaaataagatgtaataaataaatattatttaaaaataaaatgcactTGTTATATCTTAATCATTATTATGaagacaataattaatgttaacctaattataatagtttataaattCCATGTCTAAGCAAAATACATAGAAAGTTTCGTGGGGGATTTAGTAAAACGGGTTCGGTacatgatttaatgatttactAAGGTTAATTATCATCATAGTCAAAGATgtaacatttttataattataaaattatcttaaaaaatcaaatctttgAAGGGTTAAACCATTCGAAAACGTTACTTAATTAGACACATCACCTATAGGAAAACGTTACTTGGACACATCTCATTTCGATATTTAAACCGAAAATGACACTCTCACATGCATGCATTGTACTGTATGTACAAATGTCAAATAGAGCGTCACCGGCTAATGGCACCACCAGGTTGGCGTATAGGAAATGTAGGGTTTGTCCAGTCTTATTGCAATGAATAGCTTTGCTGTCTCTTTCTATGGCATTTTCCAATGTGGACCGACTTTAGAAACCATATAATTAAGATCCGTACACATAAACAAGGACCACAAAGGcacaaacccatgaagaattagcAATTTTTACACATAAACAAGGACCACAAAGGCACAAACTTATGAAAAATTAGCAATTTTTAATGGGTGGTTATAGAGGTCGGATCTATCGTTCTTCTAGtttgaaaatcataaatttgagtcTTATTGAATTCTATTCTAAATAATAAGTAGTAGGGTTCGCTACGACTAAGACTTATCAGTTGTGTtgaactttattattattattattattattattattattattattattatcatcgtACTAGTTTGAAGGGTTTATATATGGGTCTTGGAAAGGGTTGGTTGATGAGCCAAACATTGCTATGTATGATTATAGGGCCGAAATAAACATCAAACCATGGGATAGCATCTTGAAGGAGATAAAGGAAGGCAACCAGAGGATCAAATGGATGCAGAGAGAGCCCTATGCCTACTGGAAGGGAAATCCTTTTGTAGCCGAAACAAGGAGAGATCTCTTGACCTGCAATGTCTCAGAGAAGCACGACTGGAATGCCCGCCTCTTTGTCCAGGTAAGGTTACTCTCGTCTCCCCTGCCTGTGACTAGGTGATCGAACCCTTCTAGTTAGTTAAATTATATAGTTAGTGGGGTACCAGTCGCGTTTCAAATTGTTATTTTGATAGCATTTGATGTTCTTTTGTATGATATGGTTTTTACAATAACCCTCGAATCGAGCCATTTCTTATTGTAGTCGGATGCTAGAAAATGGGCTATTACAAATCAGACTTTGAGTAGAATAATTGTTGTTGATAGAATTTTCAAGAAGAAAGTTCAAAGCTCTATAAGGGCACGCAATTAGGACAAGCACTTATTATTGACATGCAATCTTTGGACTTGAGACATACTGATCAAAAACTTGACTCTTATCTTCTTCATTATAatcttttatctaaaataattcGATTTACTATATCTTGGAATTCTCTAGGCAAAGATGTACGTACAAAGGGACTACTTTCTCCGTTTTCTCCTCTTTTtctattgataaaaaaaacagCCAACAACGTTACAATGCTACTCTATGTGAAGTGGTCAATTTCTTGCTATTTTTCTTtctgataaaaaataaaacttatgcatatgtgtgtgtgtgtgtgtgtgtgtgtgtgcaggaCTGGATCCTGGAATCCCAACAAGGATACAATCAATCAGGCCTAGCAAGCCAATGCAcctataggtatatatatatatatatgttcatataTATTGATTATGAGTTCATATATAAAACTGAGTCATGCATGGATGCATGCAGATACAAGATCTATATTGAAGGATATGCATGGTCAGTGAGTGAGAAATACATTCTGTCTTGTGACTCAGTCACCTTGTTGGTGAAGCCACGCTTCCATGATTTCTTCTCAAGAAGCCTGCAGCCAGTCCACCATTACTGGCCTGTAAGAGACGACGACAAATGTAGATCCATCAAATTTGCAGTCGACTGGGGCAACAATCACAAGCAGAAGGTACACCAATTGTTTGGTTTTGATCCATTCTTTTCGTGTAATATTACATATGTTAGAGCAATAAAAGGTTCACGAGTCGAGAGtcgactatatatatatgcaactaATAGAAACATAAAGCAGccgaagaaaataagagaagaatGCACTAATATAATTAAGGTGGTTTAAGAATTTGTGTACATTTGTGTACCTTTAGTGGACAGAACGCACTAATATAATTAAGGTGATTTAAATTTGACAATGATTAGAACGGCAAATCTAACTGTGATTGGGACTTCATCTACAATTGAAGATTTATCTTTATGACTTATCTTCTGATCAGGATATAGATTTATACAAGTTAATTcctttatatatacatttataaataagcGACGGATCTATAAATAGATACTCAATATCTTGAAATTATAACGATAATATCACTATTATACTAACAATATCattatagtgatattttgttctttctgttcgtattttttttcaatttgggtTTTCTACATAAAACATTTGTGTTTGACTGTGTGATTGATAATTTGAtcgtgatttattttttattttaaatttgtatatgCTCtaagatagagatagagaagtTTTAGGTTAATTAACGACTCACCCAATTCTACCATAGCTTAGTTATAAAAAACAATTATCTCAATCATGTAGTACCTATCATACGTTATTCTAAAATATGTTAGTTGTGATtgtcttaaacataatttgacTACTAttatctcaaagaaaataaatgataattatcTTATCATATCTTAACTAGAATgtcattattatttaaaaacagTTAAACTCCTTTTGAAATTCTAAAACTTGACTTGAGATAAATATGATTTGAGATATGAATTAATCTTCTAATATGTTGATCGATCGACTTGGCCACAGGCTCAAGCCATAGGCAAGGCGGCGAGTGACTTCATCCAGGAGGAGCTTAAGATGGATTATGTATACGATTACATGTTCCATTTGCTAAATGAGTACGCCAAGCTCTTGAGGTTCGAGCCTCGAGTCCCCGATGGGGGAGTTGAGTTGTGCTCGGAAACGATGGCTTGTGATGCACTAGGGTTGCATAAGAAGTTCATGGTGGAGTCCTTGGTGAAGGCTCCAGCTTTGGGCAGCCCATGCAGGCTGCCTCCACCCCATGAGCCAAGTGTTCTTGCTGCCTTTGTGAGGAGAAGGGAGAATTCAATGAAGCAAGTGGAGGCTTGGGAGCAAAGGCACTTGAAGAGCATTGAAGATCAGCAGCAATAGGTGCATTTAATTTGGATTCATTGcatttgaattgaattaatgttgaagaatgTATACGTATATGAATAAGTTCATGTTATCGATCTACGTGCACGTGACgaccaaaaaaaaaggaatttagTCGTTCATTTACTTCCTATTAACGTTGAGAGTCTTGCCTGAATcttcttttcaaatttcaaaagaaGTGTAGAAAACTCAAACCGTTTTACCCATTAAGCACAATTGATAATAGGAAAGGGTCACGTAAAACTCACGaggtaaaaatttaaaaaataaactataattATCAAAcatcacataataattttttatttgaattttattatgtttttacacatatatatatagcaggAATTAATCTAAGCAAAGCCAATTGGGCCATTATTGGGCCTCCAAGGACTTACAGGGCCATAGAACAAGGTTCCCTCAAGGCTTTACCCAAAaattatatcttcatttattgGGCCTAAAATTTAGCTATGAAATGCcatattctttaaaaaaaaaaattattattgataagGGAATacttaaaaaagtaaaatcatTAAGTTATCACGAGAAATAATCCACCGACTTTAAAGTTCCTAATATATCCAAGTTcgaaaattttgaagataacttCAACAATCTTAACTCACTTGTCTATTTAGAtactatttgttaattaagatataaactaaaaaaaggTAGAATATGAAAATTATCTTAAACAAATgtgttttttattgtatttgttaattttatttgaaaataagttatgtgatttattatcttaaactttttaaataaatttatctcttttctcttcGGATAAGTTATCTTAATCTTTACAGATAAGTTATCTTGATGC contains the following coding sequences:
- the LOC127812476 gene encoding uncharacterized protein LOC127812476, with amino-acid sequence MQHLSGSIWPVRTGFHRRFPSAKKAPSTTGVLLLLLFLTITITAFLLSYSSVNSPGFYAAKAILEKPVVVPRVEYPLNCSAGNQTRTCPGNYPTVSEPEAEDPPAPSTNSTCPDYFRWIHQDLRPFMATGISREMVEKAKKTAHFRLVIVKGKAYVEKYRKAIQTRDVFTIWGILQLLRRYPGRLPDLELMFDCDDRPVVRSRDYRPSPNATAPPPLFRYCGDRLTLDIVFPDWSFWGWAEINIKPWDSILKEIKEGNQRIKWMQREPYAYWKGNPFVAETRRDLLTCNVSEKHDWNARLFVQDWILESQQGYNQSGLASQCTYRYKIYIEGYAWSVSEKYILSCDSVTLLVKPRFHDFFSRSLQPVHHYWPVRDDDKCRSIKFAVDWGNNHKQKAQAIGKAASDFIQEELKMDYVYDYMFHLLNEYAKLLRFEPRVPDGGVELCSETMACDALGLHKKFMVESLVKAPALGSPCRLPPPHEPSVLAAFVRRRENSMKQVEAWEQRHLKSIEDQQQ